From a region of the Geothrix sp. 21YS21S-2 genome:
- a CDS encoding PAS domain-containing sensor histidine kinase, protein MVKKPKRHPELTRLYVASGLSVLIWVIFMAYRLLSKQVEMGLDAPSRWSLLAVGMANVLAIGTLLFIVIRSIAKLYFERRSGILGARIRTRLVLAFLAVGIAPSLMLFAIGRTFIRKNVDRWFMPDTMEVIQDGHHVNEAYREQVRLRLRTATARIAPEALRDPAREREGTGFDLLARVPAQGVATVALAHGLVPPALSDLREGIQAVPVPEGEWQVGTGPRSPSGDRVVAGVFLSRAALEGMIRLDKRYRESFQMHAGREVLETLPQRTLLFLTMLTLFVAVWTGLAIARTISEPVRALAKAAQRIGTGDLDVSLPEQGEDELAFLSQSFNAMTRDLRQSRTAIEAQAERIEGQRAYLGQLMEALPVGILSWQRDLELRTFNSVARRWLGVENWDLLERGWAELARQPSLGRLPELLATVQASRRPHVEEIRIGGEGDGHPVRAIVIPLTGGGVLAVLEDLSALAQAEKRAAWQEVARRMAHEVKNPLTPIKLTTQRLQRRSREGRLDPQTVAEGAETILAEVASLTRLVDSFSQFAKLPAPHPAPLDAPDLVRQAIRLYEPTYPGITFDLDLPGPLEVLWDGDMVKRALINMVDNAIGALEGRGRIRVALAHQGPVLRLDVADDGPGVPEADRPNLFQPYFSTKQKGTGLGLAIVRRIAEDHHGEARYEPLEQGSLFSLLLPVRAV, encoded by the coding sequence GGTCCCTGCTGGCCGTGGGCATGGCCAACGTCCTGGCCATCGGGACCCTCCTGTTCATCGTCATCCGCAGCATCGCCAAGCTGTACTTCGAGCGCCGCAGCGGCATCCTGGGGGCCCGCATCCGCACGCGGCTGGTGCTGGCCTTCCTCGCCGTGGGCATCGCCCCCAGCCTCATGCTCTTCGCCATCGGCCGCACCTTCATCCGCAAGAACGTGGACCGCTGGTTCATGCCCGACACCATGGAGGTCATCCAGGACGGCCACCACGTGAACGAGGCCTACCGCGAGCAGGTGCGCCTGCGGCTGCGCACCGCCACGGCCCGCATCGCGCCCGAGGCCCTGCGCGACCCCGCGCGCGAGCGCGAGGGCACCGGCTTCGACCTCCTGGCCCGGGTCCCCGCCCAGGGGGTGGCGACGGTGGCCCTGGCCCACGGCCTCGTCCCGCCCGCGCTCTCCGACCTGCGCGAGGGCATCCAGGCGGTGCCCGTGCCCGAGGGCGAATGGCAGGTGGGCACCGGCCCCCGGAGCCCCTCCGGCGACCGGGTGGTGGCCGGCGTCTTCCTCTCCCGCGCGGCGTTGGAGGGCATGATCCGCCTGGACAAGCGCTACCGGGAGTCCTTCCAGATGCACGCGGGCCGGGAGGTGCTGGAGACCCTGCCCCAGCGGACGCTGCTCTTCCTCACCATGCTCACGCTCTTCGTGGCGGTGTGGACGGGGCTGGCCATCGCCCGCACCATCTCCGAGCCCGTGCGCGCCCTGGCCAAGGCCGCCCAGCGCATCGGCACGGGCGACCTGGACGTGTCCCTGCCCGAGCAGGGCGAGGACGAGCTGGCCTTCCTGAGCCAGAGCTTCAACGCCATGACCCGCGACCTGCGCCAGTCCCGCACCGCCATCGAGGCCCAGGCCGAGCGCATCGAGGGCCAGCGCGCCTACCTGGGCCAGCTCATGGAGGCCCTGCCCGTGGGCATCCTCAGCTGGCAGAGGGACCTGGAGCTGCGCACCTTCAACTCCGTGGCCCGGCGCTGGCTGGGGGTGGAGAACTGGGATCTCCTGGAGCGGGGCTGGGCCGAACTGGCCCGCCAGCCCAGCCTGGGCCGCCTGCCGGAGCTCCTGGCCACGGTCCAGGCCTCCCGCCGGCCCCACGTGGAGGAGATCCGCATCGGCGGGGAAGGGGACGGCCACCCCGTGCGCGCCATCGTCATCCCGCTCACCGGAGGCGGCGTCCTGGCCGTGCTGGAGGACCTCTCCGCCCTGGCCCAGGCCGAAAAGCGCGCCGCGTGGCAGGAGGTGGCCCGGCGCATGGCCCACGAGGTGAAGAACCCCCTCACCCCCATCAAGCTCACCACCCAGCGCCTGCAGCGCCGCAGCCGCGAGGGCCGCCTGGACCCCCAGACCGTGGCCGAGGGCGCCGAGACCATCCTGGCCGAGGTGGCCAGCCTCACGCGCCTCGTGGACAGCTTCAGCCAGTTCGCCAAGCTCCCCGCGCCCCACCCGGCGCCGCTGGACGCCCCCGACCTGGTGCGCCAGGCCATCCGCCTCTACGAGCCCACCTACCCCGGCATCACCTTCGACCTGGACCTCCCCGGCCCCCTGGAGGTACTGTGGGACGGCGACATGGTCAAGCGCGCCCTCATCAACATGGTGGACAACGCCATCGGCGCCCTGGAGGGCCGGGGCCGCATCCGCGTGGCCCTCGCGCACCAGGGCCCCGTGCTCCGCCTGGACGTGGCCGACGACGGCCCCGGCGTCCCCGAGGCCGACCGCCCCAACCTGTTCCAGCCCTACTTCTCCACCAAGCAGAAGGGCACCGGCCTGGGCCTGGCCATCGTTCGCCGCATCGCCGAGGACCACCACGGCGAGGCGCGCTACGAGCCCCTCGAGCAGGGCAGCCTCTTCAGCCTCCTGCTCCCGGTGAGGGCGGTATAG
- a CDS encoding cation-translocating P-type ATPase — MERLFKVEGMTCASCVRRVEKALSAVGDVAQVQVNLATEEVRMVFPGAPAGDPEIAKALEARGYRMAAEEAVEADPSREALARVAVAWAGTLPLMAGMFHLFHLPWPVQALLAGVSAFGAGSGFFRRAFRQALRLETSMDTLIALGASVTWVFAVWESLQGAPHPPFESAAALSAFLLTGKFLEVKARHRATGSLEALVKLAPAVAFRLREDGSEEEVPSRLVQPGDRLRVRPGSASPVDGTVLEGVAEVEEALLTGEPLPVTKGPGDAVIAGAMVHGGALEIEASSTGRDTWLARLARQVAQAQGSRAPAQELADRVSAVFVPAVLILSALTLAGWWWHTGALALAWRPAVTLLVIACPCALGLATPVASAAALGTAARNGLLVRDASAMEALARATDLAFDKTGTLTQGRPVLQRAEGDPDTLRLAASLERNSEHPVARGILEAAAGLDLAEVRGFRSHPGQGVEGAVEGRALRLGNPAFVGHPFDADPTGVTVGLAEGDRLLGVLVLADALRDDAHATVAELSRQGLTLHLLSGDRPEPAQALGNALGIPDARGGCRPGDKAQAIQDLQAKGAVVAFVGDGVNDGPALAQADAGISLPGLEAAQAAAPLNLLREGLVPLLQARRLSLRTRTVIRQNLAWAFGYNLVLVPLAAFNLLDRFGGPMLAGAAMGLSSLTVVLNALRLRRP; from the coding sequence GTGGAAAGGCTGTTCAAGGTCGAGGGCATGACCTGCGCGAGCTGCGTGCGCAGGGTGGAGAAGGCGCTGTCCGCCGTGGGGGACGTCGCCCAGGTGCAGGTGAACCTCGCCACGGAGGAAGTGCGCATGGTGTTCCCCGGCGCCCCGGCCGGGGACCCGGAGATCGCCAAGGCCCTGGAGGCGAGGGGCTACCGCATGGCCGCGGAGGAGGCCGTCGAGGCCGACCCCTCCCGCGAGGCCCTTGCGCGGGTCGCGGTGGCCTGGGCCGGCACCCTGCCCCTCATGGCCGGCATGTTCCACCTCTTCCACCTGCCCTGGCCCGTCCAGGCGCTCCTGGCGGGCGTTTCCGCCTTCGGCGCGGGCAGCGGCTTCTTCCGCCGCGCCTTCCGCCAGGCCCTGCGGCTCGAGACGAGCATGGACACCCTCATCGCCCTGGGTGCCTCGGTGACCTGGGTCTTCGCGGTGTGGGAGAGCCTGCAGGGCGCGCCCCACCCGCCCTTCGAGAGCGCCGCGGCCCTTTCCGCCTTCCTCCTCACGGGCAAGTTCCTGGAGGTCAAGGCCCGCCACCGCGCCACCGGCAGCCTGGAGGCGCTGGTGAAGCTGGCGCCGGCCGTGGCCTTCCGCCTGCGGGAGGACGGCTCGGAGGAGGAGGTCCCCAGCCGCCTCGTGCAGCCCGGGGACCGCCTGCGGGTGCGCCCGGGCTCGGCAAGCCCCGTGGACGGCACCGTCCTCGAAGGCGTGGCCGAAGTGGAGGAGGCGCTCCTCACCGGCGAGCCCCTGCCCGTCACCAAGGGCCCCGGGGACGCCGTCATCGCCGGCGCCATGGTCCACGGCGGCGCCCTGGAGATCGAGGCCTCCTCCACGGGCCGCGATACGTGGCTGGCGCGCCTGGCCCGCCAGGTGGCCCAGGCCCAGGGCTCCCGCGCCCCGGCCCAGGAACTGGCGGACCGGGTGTCCGCGGTCTTCGTGCCGGCGGTGCTCATCCTCTCCGCCCTGACCCTGGCCGGGTGGTGGTGGCACACCGGCGCCCTGGCCCTGGCCTGGCGCCCCGCCGTGACCCTCCTGGTCATCGCCTGCCCCTGCGCCCTGGGCCTGGCCACGCCCGTGGCCTCGGCCGCGGCGCTGGGCACCGCGGCCCGCAACGGCCTCCTGGTGCGCGACGCCTCGGCCATGGAGGCCCTGGCCCGCGCCACCGACCTCGCCTTCGACAAGACCGGCACCCTCACCCAGGGCAGGCCCGTCCTCCAGCGCGCGGAGGGCGACCCGGACACCCTGCGCCTCGCCGCGTCCCTGGAGCGGAACTCCGAGCACCCCGTGGCCCGCGGCATCCTGGAAGCCGCCGCCGGCCTCGACCTGGCCGAGGTGCGCGGCTTCCGCTCCCACCCCGGCCAGGGGGTGGAGGGCGCCGTGGAAGGCCGCGCCCTGCGCCTGGGCAACCCCGCCTTCGTGGGCCACCCCTTCGACGCCGACCCCACCGGGGTCACCGTGGGCCTGGCCGAGGGGGACCGCCTCCTGGGCGTCCTGGTGCTGGCCGACGCCCTGCGGGACGACGCCCATGCCACCGTCGCCGAGCTGTCCCGCCAGGGCCTGACCCTCCACCTCCTCAGCGGCGACCGTCCCGAACCCGCCCAGGCCCTGGGCAACGCGCTGGGCATCCCCGACGCCCGCGGCGGCTGCCGCCCTGGCGACAAGGCCCAGGCCATCCAGGACCTCCAGGCCAAGGGCGCCGTCGTCGCCTTCGTGGGCGACGGCGTGAACGACGGCCCCGCCCTGGCCCAGGCCGACGCCGGCATCAGCCTCCCCGGCCTCGAGGCGGCCCAGGCCGCCGCGCCCCTGAACCTCCTGCGCGAAGGCCTCGTCCCCCTCCTCCAGGCCCGCCGCCTCAGCCTGCGCACCCGCACCGTCATCCGCCAGAACCTGGCCTGGGCCTTCGGCTACAACCTCGTCCTGGTCCCCCTGGCCGCCTTCAACCTGCTGGACCGCTTCGGCGGCCCCATGCTGGCCGGCGCCGCCATGGGCCTGAGTTCGCTCACAGTGGTCCTCAACGCCTTGCGCCTGCGCAGGCCCTGA
- a CDS encoding metal-sensitive transcriptional regulator: MADPCCGHGLRLDTPVREDARRRLLSVKGHVEGILRMLEDETVYCVDILKQVKAVDGALAKVGNLVLQSHLKHHVVTAHERGDEDRIVDELMELLKYR, translated from the coding sequence ATGGCGGATCCCTGCTGCGGCCACGGGCTGCGACTGGACACGCCGGTGCGGGAGGACGCCCGCAGGCGCCTCCTGTCGGTGAAGGGGCACGTGGAGGGCATCCTCCGCATGCTGGAGGACGAGACGGTCTACTGCGTGGACATCCTCAAGCAGGTCAAGGCGGTGGACGGGGCCCTCGCCAAGGTGGGCAACCTGGTCCTCCAGAGCCACCTCAAGCATCACGTGGTCACGGCCCACGAGCGCGGCGACGAGGACCGCATCGTGGACGAGCTCATGGAACTTCTCAAATACCGCTAG
- a CDS encoding heavy-metal-associated domain-containing protein yields MIQLKIEGMTCGHCVMGVKQALAAVPGVQGTVEVDLASGQAKVDGSADAAALIAAVEEEGFSATLAQ; encoded by the coding sequence ATGATCCAGTTGAAGATCGAAGGGATGACCTGTGGCCATTGCGTCATGGGCGTGAAGCAGGCGCTCGCCGCCGTGCCGGGCGTGCAGGGGACGGTCGAAGTCGATCTGGCGTCCGGCCAGGCCAAGGTGGACGGTTCCGCGGACGCCGCGGCCCTCATCGCCGCGGTGGAGGAGGAAGGTTTCTCCGCCACCCTGGCCCAGTGA
- a CDS encoding FAD-binding oxidoreductase, with amino-acid sequence MVLDNAEILIIGGGVAGLSTACHLARAGRKGVVVVEREDLPGFYASGHNAGIARQLTGRAEHTALAIQGRDRLAAAGLLTPTGGFLLGADPGGAEALAREAEAFGLPARRGAGAPFPGLRAHEHLHIPSDGLIDTAALLRHCADGARAGGAEVRFGCQVQGIRAEDGGFRVTTDRGELRARTLVNAAGGWAGAIGRMAGGLAIDFAPLRRHLVWSPAPVAPDRPYTWWADRPLYLRPESGGVLLCACEEQPVALPPRGLQPPNDDSVLEGLAGSLRDLAPAFEEAPVARLWCGIRTFAPDRRFVLGPDPVNPRLYWVAGLGGHGMTSGLAVGAAAARGILDQEPAGSLDPGRLFPH; translated from the coding sequence ATGGTCCTGGACAATGCGGAGATCCTCATCATCGGCGGCGGCGTCGCCGGCCTTTCCACGGCCTGCCACCTGGCCCGGGCGGGGCGGAAGGGGGTCGTGGTGGTGGAGCGGGAGGACCTTCCCGGGTTCTACGCCAGCGGGCACAACGCGGGCATCGCGCGCCAGCTCACGGGGCGGGCCGAGCACACCGCCCTGGCCATCCAGGGCCGGGACCGGCTGGCGGCGGCGGGGCTGCTGACCCCCACCGGCGGCTTCCTGCTGGGCGCCGACCCGGGGGGCGCCGAGGCCCTGGCCCGGGAGGCGGAGGCCTTCGGGCTTCCGGCGCGGCGGGGCGCGGGAGCGCCCTTCCCGGGGCTGCGGGCCCACGAGCACCTCCACATCCCCTCCGACGGGCTCATCGACACCGCGGCGCTACTCCGGCATTGCGCCGACGGGGCCCGGGCCGGCGGCGCCGAGGTGCGGTTCGGGTGCCAGGTGCAGGGCATCCGCGCCGAGGACGGCGGGTTTCGCGTGACCACGGACCGGGGGGAGCTGCGCGCCCGCACCCTGGTGAACGCCGCGGGGGGCTGGGCCGGGGCGATCGGGCGCATGGCGGGCGGCCTCGCCATCGACTTCGCGCCCCTGCGCCGCCACCTGGTGTGGAGCCCGGCCCCGGTGGCCCCGGACCGGCCCTACACGTGGTGGGCGGACCGGCCCCTCTACCTGCGCCCGGAGTCCGGGGGCGTGCTCCTGTGCGCCTGCGAGGAGCAGCCCGTGGCGCTTCCGCCCCGGGGGCTCCAGCCGCCCAACGACGACTCCGTGCTGGAGGGTCTCGCCGGCTCCCTCCGGGACCTGGCCCCCGCCTTCGAGGAGGCGCCCGTCGCGCGCCTCTGGTGCGGCATCCGCACCTTCGCCCCCGACCGCCGCTTCGTCCTGGGGCCCGACCCCGTGAACCCGCGCCTCTACTGGGTGGCGGGCCTGGGCGGCCACGGCATGACCTCGGGCCTGGCCGTGGGCGCCGCCGCCGCCCGGGGGATCCTGGACCAGGAACCCGCCGGCTCCCTGGATCCCGGAAGGCTATTCCCGCACTAA
- the tadA gene encoding tRNA adenosine(34) deaminase TadA, which yields MFSGDDIYFMKLAMEEAEKADRKDEVPIGAVLVVDGKLVARGHNCPISSHDPSAHAEITALRSAGDWLRNYRMPGATLYVTLEPCLMCFGALTLARVERVVFGAADPKVGVSRLQEELARVNLNHRPAFEGGLLEAECRGQLQDFFRRRR from the coding sequence ATGTTTTCGGGCGATGACATCTATTTCATGAAGCTGGCCATGGAGGAGGCCGAGAAGGCCGACCGCAAGGACGAAGTGCCCATCGGCGCCGTCCTGGTGGTGGACGGCAAGCTCGTGGCCCGCGGCCACAACTGCCCCATCTCGTCCCACGACCCCTCCGCCCACGCCGAGATCACCGCCCTGCGCAGCGCCGGCGACTGGCTGCGCAACTACCGCATGCCCGGAGCGACGCTCTACGTGACCCTGGAGCCCTGCCTCATGTGCTTCGGCGCGCTCACCCTGGCCCGGGTGGAGCGGGTGGTCTTCGGGGCGGCGGACCCCAAGGTGGGCGTCAGCCGCCTGCAGGAGGAGCTGGCCCGGGTGAACCTGAACCACCGGCCGGCCTTCGAGGGGGGGCTTCTGGAGGCGGAGTGCAGGGGGCAGCTGCAGGATTTCTTCCGGCGACGAAGGTGA
- a CDS encoding HlyD family secretion protein, whose product MNENPPSLFRQEALDHRLEGEEGRGLVRVSPPWTWALLMVFLSGVGTALLASLFGRAEVNGRARGILRPRSGIRVVIAQLDGTVGQVEARSGQQVEPGAVLVRIEAPPVQARLLEARRQVESVRSHYKVTTALQDRSHAEQLRRLEGRMAMLKEQSRSQRQSLAIMELNLQRSLNLEREGVLSPAKVDEAREALAQSQRQLSQSGQALEMASQEWAALENGRQDSLWQRRQTIQGAEVRAEALAFLAGQTLIQAPEGGRVEAMLVKPGEAVRAGQALCKLIPRNASLEVVAFLEEKDRAFVRPGDAVRLELDQLPYAEYGTVAARVERISDDLASAFEIREALGDNPFPHVPAFRVELGLTDTRAVQKAGIPLRSGMLLNVRFTLRRQRLITLVLDPLRKWLR is encoded by the coding sequence ATGAACGAGAATCCGCCCAGCCTGTTCCGCCAGGAGGCCCTGGACCACCGCCTCGAGGGTGAGGAGGGGCGGGGGCTGGTGAGGGTTTCCCCGCCGTGGACCTGGGCCCTGTTGATGGTGTTCCTCTCGGGCGTCGGGACCGCGCTTCTGGCTTCCCTCTTCGGCCGGGCGGAGGTGAACGGCCGGGCCCGGGGGATCCTCCGGCCCCGCTCCGGCATCCGGGTTGTCATCGCCCAGCTGGATGGCACCGTTGGCCAGGTGGAAGCGCGTTCCGGCCAGCAGGTGGAGCCGGGCGCCGTGCTGGTGCGGATCGAGGCGCCCCCGGTCCAGGCCCGGCTGCTGGAGGCGAGGCGCCAGGTGGAATCGGTGAGGAGCCATTACAAGGTCACGACGGCGCTGCAGGACCGGAGCCACGCCGAACAGCTCCGGAGGCTCGAGGGGCGCATGGCCATGCTGAAGGAGCAGAGCCGGAGCCAGCGCCAGTCCCTCGCCATCATGGAACTGAACCTCCAGCGCAGCCTGAACCTGGAACGGGAAGGCGTCCTGAGCCCCGCCAAGGTGGACGAGGCCCGGGAGGCCCTGGCCCAGTCCCAGCGCCAGCTCAGCCAGTCCGGCCAGGCCCTGGAGATGGCGTCGCAGGAATGGGCCGCGCTGGAGAACGGTCGCCAGGACAGCCTCTGGCAGCGCCGCCAGACCATCCAGGGCGCGGAGGTCCGGGCCGAGGCGCTGGCCTTCCTGGCCGGCCAGACCCTCATCCAGGCGCCCGAAGGCGGAAGGGTGGAGGCGATGCTGGTCAAACCCGGCGAAGCGGTCAGGGCGGGCCAGGCGTTGTGCAAGCTCATTCCCCGGAACGCCTCCCTGGAGGTGGTCGCCTTTCTGGAAGAGAAGGACCGCGCCTTCGTGCGCCCGGGCGATGCCGTCCGGCTGGAACTGGATCAGCTGCCCTACGCCGAATACGGGACCGTCGCGGCCCGGGTCGAGCGCATCAGCGATGATCTGGCCTCGGCCTTCGAGATCCGCGAGGCCCTGGGCGACAACCCGTTTCCCCATGTCCCGGCCTTCCGGGTGGAGCTGGGCCTCACCGACACCCGGGCCGTGCAGAAGGCCGGGATCCCCCTGCGCTCCGGCATGCTGTTGAACGTCCGGTTCACCTTGAGGCGCCAGCGCCTGATCACCCTGGTGCTGGATCCGCTTCGCAAGTGGCTGCGCTGA
- a CDS encoding peptidase domain-containing ABC transporter yields MAALMAWNGWRRRRVDQIAQMESTECGAAALAMILAYHGHHAPLAEVRQACGISRDGASALAIVKAARTYGLQAQGVALELEQLPDLALPAILHWDFDHFVVVERVDRTGATLVDPASGRRRADLRELGRSFTGAALAFAPTQALVPRPRVRPSLAKYRDVFRRNLPGLVQILLATLALQVVGLAFPVANQLLLDRVVGPRQEPWLWGLGLGLGSAAVTTVVLGLVRSWVVLNLQTELNLALMSRFLGHLLKLPLGFFLQRDPGDLVQRARSNADLQDLLSTRAVNALLDGVLLVGFAALMIAYHPRLAGLVIAISLLDAAVMGVLWDRNRQLLASGLAAEGREGAAMLEALSGLEATKAGGAEGRMVNRWAHRMTERVNQGLEAQRLARISGLFLGLFQGVAGLLVFAVGGQEVLAQRMTLGTFVAFLTLQGLFLGPMGSLLGAVLRLQSLGTHLRRLDDVLETPAEPAGTGDPGRLKGAVELREVTCRYAPGGRPALDGVSVRIAPGEKVALVGPTGAGKSTLARLCLGLHLPDQGTVRFDGRDLRHLDLTAVRRQVGMVMQETFLFDDTVRANLTLHDDGLSRDRLQWSARMACVDDVIGNLPRGFDSRVGENGSLLSGGQRQRLSLARALARDPAILVLDEATSSLDLATEARVHANLARLGCTRIIIAHRMATVRDADRILVLQDGRVVQEGTFRDLQGRPGLFRELLAASDHA; encoded by the coding sequence GTGGCTGCGCTGATGGCGTGGAACGGGTGGCGCCGGAGGCGGGTGGACCAGATCGCCCAGATGGAGTCCACCGAATGCGGAGCCGCCGCCCTGGCCATGATCCTGGCCTACCATGGCCACCACGCGCCGCTGGCCGAGGTCCGCCAGGCCTGCGGCATTTCCCGGGACGGGGCCAGCGCGCTGGCGATCGTCAAGGCGGCCCGGACCTATGGGCTGCAGGCGCAGGGCGTGGCCCTGGAACTGGAGCAGCTGCCCGACCTGGCGCTGCCCGCCATCCTCCACTGGGACTTCGACCACTTCGTGGTGGTGGAACGGGTGGACAGGACCGGCGCCACCCTGGTGGATCCGGCTTCCGGGCGGCGGCGGGCGGACCTGCGCGAGCTGGGGCGCAGCTTCACCGGCGCCGCGCTGGCGTTCGCGCCCACGCAGGCCCTGGTCCCGAGGCCCCGGGTCAGGCCCAGCCTGGCCAAGTACCGGGACGTCTTCCGCCGCAACCTGCCCGGTCTGGTCCAGATCCTTCTCGCCACCCTGGCGCTGCAGGTCGTCGGCCTGGCCTTTCCCGTGGCCAATCAGCTGCTGCTGGACCGCGTCGTCGGGCCCAGGCAGGAACCCTGGCTGTGGGGCCTGGGCCTCGGCCTGGGCTCGGCGGCGGTCACCACGGTCGTCCTGGGGCTGGTGCGCAGCTGGGTGGTCCTGAACCTCCAGACGGAATTGAACCTGGCGCTCATGAGCCGGTTTCTCGGCCACCTGCTGAAGCTGCCGCTGGGCTTCTTCCTGCAGCGCGATCCGGGCGATCTGGTCCAGCGGGCCAGGAGCAATGCCGATCTGCAGGACCTGTTGAGCACCCGGGCCGTCAATGCCCTGCTGGACGGGGTCCTGCTGGTGGGGTTCGCGGCGTTGATGATCGCCTACCACCCCAGGCTGGCGGGGCTGGTCATCGCCATCAGCCTGCTGGACGCCGCCGTGATGGGGGTGCTCTGGGACCGCAATCGCCAGCTGCTGGCTTCCGGGCTGGCGGCGGAGGGGCGCGAGGGCGCGGCCATGCTCGAGGCCCTGTCCGGCCTGGAGGCCACCAAGGCCGGCGGGGCGGAAGGGCGCATGGTGAACCGCTGGGCCCACCGAATGACCGAACGCGTCAACCAGGGGCTGGAAGCCCAGCGCCTGGCCCGGATTTCGGGCCTGTTCCTGGGCCTGTTCCAGGGCGTCGCCGGCCTGCTGGTGTTCGCGGTGGGGGGCCAGGAGGTCCTGGCCCAGCGCATGACCCTCGGCACCTTCGTGGCCTTCCTGACGCTCCAGGGCCTGTTCCTGGGGCCCATGGGCTCCCTCCTGGGCGCCGTCCTCCGGCTCCAGTCCCTGGGCACCCACCTGAGGCGCCTGGACGACGTGCTTGAAACGCCCGCTGAACCCGCCGGGACCGGGGATCCAGGCCGGCTCAAGGGCGCCGTCGAGCTCCGGGAGGTGACCTGCCGCTACGCGCCGGGGGGCAGGCCGGCCCTGGACGGCGTCAGCGTCCGCATCGCGCCCGGGGAGAAGGTGGCCCTGGTCGGGCCGACCGGGGCCGGCAAATCGACCCTGGCGCGGCTTTGCCTCGGGCTCCACCTCCCGGACCAGGGCACCGTCCGCTTCGACGGCCGCGACCTCCGGCACCTGGACCTGACCGCGGTGCGCAGGCAGGTGGGGATGGTGATGCAGGAAACCTTCCTGTTCGACGACACGGTCCGCGCCAACCTCACCCTCCACGACGACGGGCTGTCCCGGGACCGGCTCCAGTGGTCGGCGCGGATGGCCTGCGTGGACGACGTCATCGGCAACCTGCCCCGGGGGTTCGACAGCCGCGTGGGCGAGAACGGCAGCCTGCTCTCGGGAGGCCAGCGCCAGCGCCTGAGCCTCGCCAGGGCCCTGGCCCGCGACCCCGCCATCCTGGTCCTGGACGAGGCCACCAGCTCCCTGGACCTGGCCACCGAGGCCCGGGTCCATGCCAACCTCGCGCGGCTCGGCTGCACCCGGATCATCATCGCCCACCGCATGGCCACGGTGCGGGACGCCGACCGGATCCTGGTGCTCCAGGACGGGCGGGTCGTCCAGGAAGGCACGTTCCGGGACCTCCAGGGACGTCCCGGGCTGTTCCGGGAGCTGCTCGCGGCGTCGGACCATGCCTGA